The window ACTCCACCACCATGGAAAGCCGCATCATCCTAGGTTAAGCAATAGGCGGGCCACCGAAAGGTAGATGAGAAGCCCTGAGATGTCGGAAAGGGTGGCCACCAAAGGGTTGGAGACCAGAGCCGGGTCCACCCCAAGCCGCCTCAGCACCACGGGGAGCATGGCTCCCACCAGATTGGCGAAGAGCACCAGGAGGAAAAGGGCCAGGCCCACCACCGGGGCTAGAAAGGCGTTCCCGTCCAGGAACACTTTTCCCAGGAGCAAGAGGGCGAGGGTGAGGCCCAGAAGGCTTCCCACCATCCCTTCCTTGAGGAGTATCCGCCGCCAGTCCCTGAGGTCCAGGTCCCGGGTGGCCAGGGCGCGGATGATGAGGGTGGCGGACTGGTTGCCGGTGTTCCCCCCCGTGCCCAGGAGCACGGGCACGTAGAAGGCTAGGGCGGTGGCGGCCTCGAGGAGGCTCTCAAACCCCTGGAGGATGGAGCTGGTGATCATGCCGGTCAGGATCAGGATCACCAGCCAGCGCACCCGGGCCAGCCAGAGGGCGATGGGGGAGGCTTGGCTATAGACCAGGTCCGGCACGTCCACGGCCGCCAGGCGGTGGATGTCCTCGGTGGCCTCCTGTTCCAAAACGTCCAGGACGTCGTCCACCGTGACGATGCCCACCAGCACCCCCTCCTCGTCCACCACGGGCAGAACGGTGAAGTCGTAATCGGCCATGAGGCGGGCCACCTCTTCCTGGTCGGTGTCCGTGCGGACGAAGACCACCTTGGGGTTCATGATCTCCGCCACCTTGGTCTTGGGATCCGCCACGATGAGGTCCCTCAGGGACAAGACCCCTCTGAGGCGCCCTCCCT is drawn from Thermus neutrinimicus and contains these coding sequences:
- the mgtE gene encoding magnesium transporter; protein product: METTLSPLRQALQEGDTLKLQRLLEEIHPQDLLAVWDDLEGEHRYVVLTLLPKERAAEVFANLPAEEEAEYLKTLPPWRVQELLEELSLDDLADALQAVEEEDPELFRRLKEALDPETRAEVEELTQYEEDEAGGLMTPEYVAVREGMTVEEVIRFLRRAAPDAETIYYIYVVDEGGRLRGVLSLRDLIVADPKTKVAEIMNPKVVFVRTDTDQEEVARLMADYDFTVLPVVDEEGVLVGIVTVDDVLDVLEQEATEDIHRLAAVDVPDLVYSQASPIALWLARVRWLVILILTGMITSSILQGFESLLEAATALAFYVPVLLGTGGNTGNQSATLIIRALATRDLDLRDWRRILLKEGMVGSLLGLTLALLLLGKVFLDGNAFLAPVVGLALFLLVLFANLVGAMLPVVLRRLGVDPALVSNPLVATLSDISGLLIYLSVARLLLNLG